In Felis catus isolate Fca126 chromosome E1, F.catus_Fca126_mat1.0, whole genome shotgun sequence, the following proteins share a genomic window:
- the ADAM11 gene encoding disintegrin and metalloproteinase domain-containing protein 11 isoform X1 has translation MRRLRRWAFAALLLLLPLLPPPGLGTRGPVGALHWRVSPQLGSPEAPEVTEPSRLVGESSGGEVRKQQLDTRVRQEPPGGPPVHLAQVSFVIPAFNSNFTLDLELNHHLLSSQYVERHFSREGTTQHSTGAGDHCYYQGKLRGNPHSFAALSTCQGLHGVFSDGNFTYIVEPREMARPQEPPQGPLPHLIYRTPLLPAPLGCREPGCLFAAPAHSAPVNRPRLRRKRQVRRGHPTVHSETKYVELIVVNDHQLFEQMRQSVVLTSNFAKSVVNLADVMYKEQLNTRIVLVAMETWADGDKIQVQDDLLETLARLMVYRREGLPEPSDATHLFSGRTFQSTSSGAAYVGGICSLSRGGGVNEYDNMGAMAVTLAQTLGQNLGMMWNKHRSSAGDCKCPDNWLGCIMEDTGFYLPRKFSRCSIDEYNQFLQEGGGSCLFNKPLKLLDPPECGNGFVEAGEECDCGSVQECSRAGGNCCKKCTLTHDAMCSDGLCCRRCKYEPRGVSCREAVNECDIAETCTGDSSQCPPNLHKLDGYYCDHEQGRCYGGRCKTRDRQCQALWGHAAADRFCYEKLNVEGTERGNCGRKGSGWVQCNKQDVLCGFLLCVNISGAPRLGDLGGDINSVTFYHQGKELDCRSAATKGSASVSPTGQEKTAAFTTPCPRLHPRGRRRDIRVPAVPTSSSAPSRGLSWLQPSSWAARAGDLKTSAGEGPEGPKCHPLPPSLAPTVSALNHEAAPAQPRREAPCKCLPGPSPSTPGSMGVWGGVWPRPSHHQGGPGLGPFPHGPSPHLMRLWPCTPTLPV, from the exons cctgtccACCTGGCCCAGGTGAGTTTCGTCATCCCAGCCTTCAACTCAAACTTCACTCTGGACCTGGAGCTGAACCA TCACCTCCTCTCCTCACAGTATGTGGAGCGCCATTTTAGCCGGGAGGGGACAACCCAGCACAGCACC GGGGCCGGAGACCACTGCTACTACCAGGGGAAGCTCCGCGGGAACCCCCACTCCTTTGCCGCCCTCTCCACCTGCCAGGGGCTGCA TGGGGTCTTCTCGGACGGGAACTTCACCTACATCGTGGAGCCCCGCGAGATGGCCAGGCCTCAGGAACCCCCCCAG GGACCCCTTCCCCACCTCATTTACCGgacccctctcctcccagcccccctcGGATGCAGGGAACCAG gctgcCTATTTGCTGCCCCTGCTCATTCTGCTCCTGTGAACCGGCCGAGGCTGAGAAGGAAAAGGCAG gtCCGCCGGGGCCACCCTACTGTGCACAGTGAGACCAAGTACGTGGAGCTGATCGTGGTCAATGACCACCAGCTG TTTGAGCAGATGCGCCAGTCGGTGGTCCTCACCAGCAACTTTGCCAAGTCCGTTGTGAACCTGGCGGATGTG ATGTACAAGGAGCAGCTCAATACCCGCATCGTGCTGGTTGCCATGGAAACGTGGGCCGACGGGGACAAGATCCAGGTGCAGGATGACCTCCTGGAGACCTTAGCTCGGCTCATGGTCTATCGGCGGGAGGGCCTGCCTGAGCCCAGTGATGCCACCCATCTCTTCTC GGGCAGAACTTTCCAGAGCACCAGTAGTGGGGCCGCCTACGTGGGGGGAATCTGCTCGCTatccaggggtgggggtgtgaaTGAG TACGACAACATGGGGGCCATGGCAGTGACCCTGGCCCAAACGCTGGGACAGAACCTGGGCATGATGTGGAATAAACACCGGAGCTCAGCAG GGGACTGCAAATGCCCGGACAACTGGCTGGGCTGCATCATGGAGGACACTGG ATTCTACCTGCCCCGCAAGTTCTCGCGCTGCAGCATCGACGAATACAACCAGTTTCTGCAGGAAGGAGGCGGGAGCTGTCTCTTCAACAAGCCTCTCAAG CTCCTGGACCCGCCTGAGTGTGGAAACGGCTTCGTGGAGGCGGGAGAGGAGTGCGACTGTGGCTCGGTGCAG GAGTGCAGCCGTGCGGGCGGGAATTGCTGCAAGAAATGCACCCTGACTCACGACGCCATGTGCAGCGACGGGCTCTGCTGTCGCCGCTGCAAG TACGAGCCGCGGGGTGTGTCCTGTCGAGAGGCGGTGAACGAGTGCGACATCGCGGAGACCTGCACCGGGGACTCGAGCCAG TGTCCCCCTAACCTGCACAAGCTGGATGGTTACTACTGCGATCACGAACAG GGCCGCTGCTATGGAGGTCGCTGCAAAACCCGGGACCGGCAGTGCCAAGCCCTTTGGGGCCACG CGGCTGCTGATCGCTTCTGCTATGAGAAGCTGAACGTGGAGGGGACAGAGCGTGGGAACTGTGGACGCAAGGGGTCAGGCTGGGTCCAGTGCAATAAACA GGACGTGCTCTGTGGCTTCCTCCTCTGTGTGAACATCTCTGGAGCTCCTCGACTGGGAGATCTAGGGGGGGACATCAACAGTGTCACCTTCTACCACCAGGGCAAGGAGCTGGACTGCAG gtCTGCAGCAACGAAGGGAAGTGCATCTGTCAGCCCGACTGGACAGGAAAAGACTGCAGCATTCACAACCCCCTGCCCACGTCTCCACCCACGGGGGAGACGGAGAGATATAAGG gtccCAGCGGTACCAACATCATCATCGGCTCCATCGCGGGGGCTGTCCTGGTTGCAGCCATCGTCCTGGGCGGCACGGGCTGGGGATTTAA AAACATCCGCCGGGGAAG GTCCGGAGGGGCCTAAGTGCCACCCCCTCCCTCCGAGCCTGGCGCCCACCGTCTCCGCCCTGAACCACGAGGCTGCCCCCGCCCAGCCACGGAGGGAGGCACCATGCAAATGTCTTCCGGGCCCAAGCCCTTCAACTCCTGGTTCcatgggggtttgggggggggtgtggccTCGCCCTTCACATCACCAAGGTGGACCAGGCCTGGGGCCTTTCCCTCATGGTCCCTCACCCCACCTCATGCGGCTTTGGCCTTGTACACCAACTCTCCCTGTGTGA
- the ADAM11 gene encoding disintegrin and metalloproteinase domain-containing protein 11 isoform X4 has product MQGTRLPICCPCSFCSCEPAEAEKEKVRRGHPTVHSETKYVELIVVNDHQLFEQMRQSVVLTSNFAKSVVNLADVMYKEQLNTRIVLVAMETWADGDKIQVQDDLLETLARLMVYRREGLPEPSDATHLFSGRTFQSTSSGAAYVGGICSLSRGGGVNEYDNMGAMAVTLAQTLGQNLGMMWNKHRSSAGDCKCPDNWLGCIMEDTGFYLPRKFSRCSIDEYNQFLQEGGGSCLFNKPLKLLDPPECGNGFVEAGEECDCGSVQECSRAGGNCCKKCTLTHDAMCSDGLCCRRCKYEPRGVSCREAVNECDIAETCTGDSSQCPPNLHKLDGYYCDHEQGRCYGGRCKTRDRQCQALWGHAAADRFCYEKLNVEGTERGNCGRKGSGWVQCNKQDVLCGFLLCVNISGAPRLGDLGGDINSVTFYHQGKELDCRGGHVQLADGSDLSYVEDGTACGPNMLCLDHRCLPASAFNFSTCPGSGERRICSHHGVCSNEGKCICQPDWTGKDCSIHNPLPTSPPTGETERYKGPSGTNIIIGSIAGAVLVAAIVLGGTGWGFKNIRRGRYDPTQQGAV; this is encoded by the exons ATGCAGGGAACCAG gctgcCTATTTGCTGCCCCTGCTCATTCTGCTCCTGTGAACCGGCCGAGGCTGAGAAGGAAAAG gtCCGCCGGGGCCACCCTACTGTGCACAGTGAGACCAAGTACGTGGAGCTGATCGTGGTCAATGACCACCAGCTG TTTGAGCAGATGCGCCAGTCGGTGGTCCTCACCAGCAACTTTGCCAAGTCCGTTGTGAACCTGGCGGATGTG ATGTACAAGGAGCAGCTCAATACCCGCATCGTGCTGGTTGCCATGGAAACGTGGGCCGACGGGGACAAGATCCAGGTGCAGGATGACCTCCTGGAGACCTTAGCTCGGCTCATGGTCTATCGGCGGGAGGGCCTGCCTGAGCCCAGTGATGCCACCCATCTCTTCTC GGGCAGAACTTTCCAGAGCACCAGTAGTGGGGCCGCCTACGTGGGGGGAATCTGCTCGCTatccaggggtgggggtgtgaaTGAG TACGACAACATGGGGGCCATGGCAGTGACCCTGGCCCAAACGCTGGGACAGAACCTGGGCATGATGTGGAATAAACACCGGAGCTCAGCAG GGGACTGCAAATGCCCGGACAACTGGCTGGGCTGCATCATGGAGGACACTGG ATTCTACCTGCCCCGCAAGTTCTCGCGCTGCAGCATCGACGAATACAACCAGTTTCTGCAGGAAGGAGGCGGGAGCTGTCTCTTCAACAAGCCTCTCAAG CTCCTGGACCCGCCTGAGTGTGGAAACGGCTTCGTGGAGGCGGGAGAGGAGTGCGACTGTGGCTCGGTGCAG GAGTGCAGCCGTGCGGGCGGGAATTGCTGCAAGAAATGCACCCTGACTCACGACGCCATGTGCAGCGACGGGCTCTGCTGTCGCCGCTGCAAG TACGAGCCGCGGGGTGTGTCCTGTCGAGAGGCGGTGAACGAGTGCGACATCGCGGAGACCTGCACCGGGGACTCGAGCCAG TGTCCCCCTAACCTGCACAAGCTGGATGGTTACTACTGCGATCACGAACAG GGCCGCTGCTATGGAGGTCGCTGCAAAACCCGGGACCGGCAGTGCCAAGCCCTTTGGGGCCACG CGGCTGCTGATCGCTTCTGCTATGAGAAGCTGAACGTGGAGGGGACAGAGCGTGGGAACTGTGGACGCAAGGGGTCAGGCTGGGTCCAGTGCAATAAACA GGACGTGCTCTGTGGCTTCCTCCTCTGTGTGAACATCTCTGGAGCTCCTCGACTGGGAGATCTAGGGGGGGACATCAACAGTGTCACCTTCTACCACCAGGGCAAGGAGCTGGACTGCAG GGGTGGCCACGTCCAGCTGGCTGACGGCTCCGACCTGAGTTACGTGGAGGATGGCACAGCCTGTGGGCCCAACATGCTGTGCCTGGATCAtcgctgcctgcctgcctctgccttcaACTTCAGCACTTGCCCCGGCAGTGGGGAACGCCGGATCTGCTCCCACCACGGA gtCTGCAGCAACGAAGGGAAGTGCATCTGTCAGCCCGACTGGACAGGAAAAGACTGCAGCATTCACAACCCCCTGCCCACGTCTCCACCCACGGGGGAGACGGAGAGATATAAGG gtccCAGCGGTACCAACATCATCATCGGCTCCATCGCGGGGGCTGTCCTGGTTGCAGCCATCGTCCTGGGCGGCACGGGCTGGGGATTTAA AAACATCCGCCGGGGAAGGTACGACCCGACCCAGCAGGGGGCAGTGTGA
- the GJC1 gene encoding gap junction gamma-1 protein — protein MSWSFLTRLLEEIHNHSTFVGKIWLTVLIVFRIVLTAVGGESIYYDEQSKFVCNTEQPGCENVCYDAFAPLSHVRFWVFQIILVATPSVMYLGYAIHKIAKMEHGEADKKTARSKPYAMRWKQHRALEETEEDHEEDPMMYPEMELESEKENKEQNQPKPKHDGRRRIREDGLMKIYVLQLLARTVFEVGFLIGQYFLYGFQVHPFYVCSRLPCPHKIDCFISRPTEKTIFLLIMYGVTGLCLLLNIWEMLHLGFGTIRDSLNSKRRELEDPGAYNYPFTWNTPSAPPGYNIAVKPDQIQYTELSNAKIAYKQNKANIAQEQQYGSHEENLPADLETLQREIKMAQERLDLAIQAYSHQNNPHGPREKKAKVGSKAGSNKSSASSKSGDGKTSVWI, from the coding sequence ATGAGTTGGAGCTTCCTGACTCGCTTGCTAGAGGAGATCCACAACCATTCCACATTCGTGGGGAAGATCTGGCTCACTGTACTGATTGTCTTCCGGATTGTCCTTACAGCTGTAGGAGGAGAATCCATCTATTATGATGAGCAAAGCAAATTTGTATGCAACACGGAGCAGCCAGGCTGTGAGAATGTCTGCTATGACGCCTTTGCACCCCTCTCCCATGTGCGCTTCTGGGTATTCCAGATCATTTTGGTGGCAACCCCCTCGGTGATGTACCTGGGCTACGCCATTCATAAGATTGCCAAGATGGAGCATGGCGAAGCAGACAAGAAAACAGCTCGGAGCAAACCCTATGCAATGCGTTGGAAACAGCACCGGGctctggaagaaacagaagaggacCATGAGGAGGATCCCATGATGTATCCGGAAATGGAAttggaaagtgaaaaagaaaataaagagcagaACCAACCTAAACCCAAGCACGATGGCCGCCGGCGGATTCGGGAGGACGGGCTTATGAAAATCTACGTGCTGCAGTTGCTGGCAAGGACCGTGTTTGAGGTGGGTTTTCTGATAGGGCAGTATTTTCTGTATGGCTTCCAAGTCCACCCGTTTTATGTGTGCAGCAGACTTCCTTGCCCTCATAAGATAGACTGCTTTATTTCGAGACCCACTGAAAAGACCATCTTCCTTCTGATAATGTATGGTGTTACAGGCCTTTGCCTATTGCTTAACATTTGGGAGATGCTTCATTTAGGGTTTGGGACAATTCGAGACTCGCTAAACAGTAAAAGGAGGGAACTGGAAGATCCGGGTGCTTATAATTATCCCTTCACTTGGAATACACCATCTGCTCCCCCTGGCTATAACATTGCCGTCAAGCCAGATCAAATCCAGTACACCGAACTGTCCAACGCTAAGATTGCCTACAAGCAAAACAAGGCCAACATCGCCCAGGAACAACAGTACGGCAGCCATGAGGAGAACCTCCCAGCTGACCTGGAGACTCTGCAGCGGGAGATCAAAATGGCTCAGGAGCGCTTGGATCTAGCAATCCAGGCCTACAGTCACCAAAACAACCCTCATGGTCCCcgggaaaaaaaagccaaagtggGGTCCAAAGCTGGGTCCAACAAGAGCAGTGCTAGTAGCAAATCAGGGGATGGAAAGACCTCCGTCTGGATTTAA